The following coding sequences are from one Diachasmimorpha longicaudata isolate KC_UGA_2023 chromosome 6, iyDiaLong2, whole genome shotgun sequence window:
- the LOC135163568 gene encoding one cut domain family member 2-like isoform X3, which produces MEGIGDITDHHRSHSEQLLDAVDSPTAVSTHGRGGGSNVGTHSGGGKNSGRGDVVRSSRHNQHHHHQQQHHHHHHHHHHHHHHEGNNRAGGNGAGGEDREHSGGQHQQQQQQGGEGMSSSDSQSPDIACASLPLELLAAGALGVKEERDLAAAEDLSPSQEHTDRTSARESLSVIVPPQDVDVDSRDADSELLSPGKLSPTSGISVSVASMIDATDFRSMQPEPTYQTLTSVAERMSPPGFSPGSSYATLTPLQPLPPISTMSDKFVYAGHTASGVSGSFAVMQNNGLGNMGIGIGNSPYTYDKLPPMGMSPPHNYPSPGAGLQPSPLSPQSAYSQSGLNSPHKSASPHYEPAFLPRLQQSPAALSPPSPPVSAATSFAPSHHSPPTLSVPAASPPPMQTQLQQQSQQSQQNQQQQQQQTIGQQQQTISHTQHVQHTSVVMKTMSSAGNGAGEVEEINTKELAQRISAELKRYSIPQAIFAQRVLCRSQGTLSDLLRNPKPWSKLKSGRETFRRMWKWLQEPEFQRMSALRIAALSNCSEGGGDPDAMLDIHHQGSGIDTHHQQFHNSYDCQMRNVNVRSVNSKRRKTPSSSCFCTDSTTRNLQEERRDGEPGRTPTARPQETAVGFHRPSAPYSTGYF; this is translated from the exons ATGGAAGGTATAGGGGACATAACCGATCATCATCGGTCGCATAGCGAGCAATTGTTGGATGCGGTCGATTCACCAACGGCAGTGAGTACGCATGGCCGTGGGGGCGGCTCAAATGTTGGTACACACAGTGGGGGTGGAAAGAACAGTGGTAGGGGCGATGTTGTACGTAGTAGCAGGCATAATCAGCACCACCATCACCAACAAcaacaccaccaccaccatcaccaccaccaccaccatcaccaccacGAGGGCAACAACAGAGCGGGTGGTAACGGCGCAGGAGGAGAAGATAGGGAGCATAGTGGGGGACAAcatcagcagcagcagcagcagggTGGTGAGGGTATGTCATCGTCAGACTCACAAAGTCCCGATATCGCGTGCGCGAGCCTACCGTTGGAACTGCTCGCTGCTGGGGCGCTTGGCGTTAAGGAGGAGCGAGACCTCGCCGCCGCGGAGGATCTGTCACCATCCCAGGAACATACGGATAGAACAAGCGCAAGGGAATCACTGTCGGTGATTGTACCACCGCAGGACGTTGACGTTGACTCAAGGGACGCTGACTCGGAATTATTGAGTCCCGGTAAATTATCACCAACTTCTGGTATAAGTGTGTCAGTTGCTAGTATGATCGACGCTACGGACTTCAGGTCGATGCAACCGGAGCCAACTTATCAGACATTGACATCAGTAGCTGAGAGAATGTCACCGCCAGGCTTTTCACCTGGCTCATCTTACGCAACATTAACACCACTTCAACCATTACCACCAATATCAACGATGAGTGATAAATTTGTTTACGCTGGACACACAGCAAGCGGTGTATCCGGTAGTTTTGCTGTTATGCAGAACAATGGGCTTGGTAATATGGGCATTGGTATTGGTAATTCACCGTATACCTATGATAAATTACCACCAATGGGTATGTCACCACCACACAATTATCCATCACCTGGTGCTGGATTACAACCAAGTCCATTATCACCCCAGAGTGCGTACAGCCAGAGTGGTTTAAATTCACCTCATAAATCAGCAAGTCCACATTATGAGCCAGCATTTTTACCGAGATTACAGCAGAGTCCTGCTGCACTTAGTCCACCATCGCCACCTGTTTCCGCGGCGACGAGTTTCGCGCCTTCCCATCATTCACCACCAACGTTATCAGTACCAGCTGCATCACCACCACCAATGCAAACACAATTGCAACAACAATCACAACAATCACAGCAAaatcaacaacaacaacaacaacaaacgATAGGACAACAACAGCAAACGATATCGCATACTCAGCATGTTCAGCATACATCGGTTGTTATGAAAACAATGTCATCAGCGGGTAATGGTGCTGGTGAAGTTGAGGAAATTAATACCAAGGAATTGGCCCAGAGAATAAGTGCTGAGTTGAAGAGATACAGTATACCACAGGCTATATTTGCACAGCGGGTACTGTGTCGTAGTCAGGGTACACTCAGCGATTTACTCAGAAATCCAAAGCCCTGGTCCAAGCTTAAAAGTGGACGTGAAACATTTAGACGTATGTGGAAGTGGTTACAGGAGCCGGAATTCCAGAGAATGTCAGCATTGAGAATTGCAG CCCTGAGTAACTGCTCTGAGGGCGGCGGCGACCCGGATGCCATGCTGGATATTCATCACCAAGGATCAGGAATCGACACCCATCACCAACAGTTTCACAACTCATATG ACTGCCAGATGCGAAATGTTAACGTGAGATCAGTCAACTCTAAAAGAAGGAAAACACCCTCCTCTTCCTGCTT